The Zalophus californianus isolate mZalCal1 chromosome 6, mZalCal1.pri.v2, whole genome shotgun sequence DNA window aggtgcccctacaaaaagcattttaattagTGACTTATTAAAACCTACAGAGCTGAGAACTGACCTTTAACCACCAgagacacccccaccccacccccacagcagcAAGCACCATGCAGGACAagttctttcccttctcttcttgtgACCGGGTTACTGCTCTGCTAGAGGAAAGGTTCTCCTGTGATCAGTGACACTCCAAGGCCCATCAGCCACAGCTTTTGCCCGGGTAACAGGACAGGCTGAGTCTGTTTATAGCAGGACCTTCAGCCTAGAGGCAGGGATCAGATCCTCCAGGGGAAGCAAGACAGAGTGCAGAGAATGAGCCCCCAAATGCACTGGCAGCTGGCTCTGGCTCTGCAATCTCCAGCCCCTGAGGTGGAGCCTCCTGCCTTCGAGCAACCCTGTCTCAACCCAGCTTCTCTGCCTGATCACTGAGTCTCACCCACAAGCAAAGCCAGAACACTCCTTGCCCCTTGCTCCCAGGGGTGTGTGAGGTAAAAGAAGTCAGTAGCTTTCCCCCCAAGAGTCAAAGCCATAAGGTTTCTGACCCTGGGGAGCCCTTGCAGCAGCCTCGGACTCCGAGCAGCCCCATCCTGACTCCTCACAAAAGCACAAGATTCCCCAGGAGCTGTTGGGCTTTATCTGAGGGCTTCAGAGAGGCCCCTTTGTCTGGTGGTTTTAATGACTACCTTCCATGGAGACCACATCTGACACAGGCTGGTTCCCTGAGACTTGAGCAAGTCTCTGGTCCAACAACATCATTCACTGTGAGCTCCAAATTTTACTCGGATGATGCCTGATCACCCACAGGCTGCCCAGGTCATGCTGAGCTGGGTGGGAtaggattgggggggggggatgggcaacaGTGACATCTCTCCAGAGACAAATACAGGCAGTGGATCCTTcccaggagctgggagctgggcagTGGGTCAGGACCTGAGTGTTTTCCAGATCTCTTACCTCACCCATTAACATACTTTTGGGGGATAGCATTACAACCAGGATGACCACATAATTATCACCTAAGCTGGGAGCCATTAATAATTATGCTGGGAAACAATACAAACCGGGACAGTCCTGGGCATGATGATCGATCACCCATCCCCAGGGAGGAAACAAACCGAAAAGGAGGAGAATCCAATCATTACCATTTTTTGCTCTCTCTTCTAGGATtacaaaacaaaagcataaacCTCTCCTCAGCAGAGAAGGCGTGCCGTCAATTTCCAATGGGATACTGAAACCAGCAAGCCATGAAACTAGGTGTCTTTCACCTCCCCTGGAGCTATTCCCACTTACGTAGTCTGCACCCTTTGGTCAGTGCTcaaatcagaataaaatccagCTGATAGTCCTCGTTACATGGGGACGGCCGGGACCTCAGGGTGGGAACACAGATTTTTCAGTTGATGATTAAGAAACCACTCCCAGGAGGTGAAGCTTTGGGGAGAATTTCCTCATAGGTAGAGAAACGCGCAGGTTTATTAAGACTGCATGCGGAGAATCGCACAATTCCACATCTGGCCTGCAGGGGGCAGCATCTCTCTAGCAATGATCACACCACAAGCACTACTGCAGGAAACCCATTTAATTGGCCAAGGAGTacgggtttgggttttttttgtttttttgtttttgtttttttaatcagattaatACATTCCCAATAAGTAGTTTCCACTGTGATACATTTTCATATAGAGATGTTGCTCTTTTTCTATTTACAGTGTTAGGTACATAGTGagcttttaacaaataaatacttgTGGACTGATCAGTTGGTTGAAGATAAACCAGACTTGCCTGAGGCATAGAAAGTACAGGGtgaaatgggaggaaaagaaCTAGGGATTGGTGACTGTGCACGGAAAAACACTTTCTATTCTGGTTAATAGCTTGCCTGGGGGGaacatgtatttgaaaatttccaaaagaTATTTCTCCAAGAGCAAACCATTATTAatctaattctttaaaaaaaaaaaaaaaacagtaatctTGATTGTATACAACTTCCTCCTCATTTCAAAGTCCATCCTCTATCCATGTTAGATAAATGAGTTCCAAGTTTATGCAGGTTTCTACATGTTTGAAGTTTTTACATTTAAACTCATCCCTTTTCAGATGCATCCATTCTAAGtgcctctgcccctgtccccacccaGATTCTGCAGAGACTGGCTGAAGCTATCAGAGTCCACCCAGGACTTTAGCTGAGTCCCCCTTAACTTCACCGGGCATCCgtgagcacagagcagggcacCGCGGCCTGGCCTGGGCTGGCCGTCCAGCAGATATGCATGTATTTTGAGGGGCGTGGGGGGACAGCACCTCTGCTGGGGCGTGCCCTGCAGCCTTCTGAGGCATCTGTGCGCCGCTTAGACTGGGCTCCTCGCTCTGTTTGCCAAGCAGCAGAGGATCAGCACCTTTAATACCACCAGTGACCATGAGCACCCTGATCCCTGGTAGACCCCCTTTTCTGGAGAGATCAGTAGACCCAGGCAGCTTTGGAGGGTGTGGCTAGGAAAAGAGGCGAGCAGACTGTCTCCGGCAGAGGGATGCCCCCCACAGACCACCTGCAGGGTGTTTCAGCTTCACCTGATGACATGGGGCCCACCAACAGCTACTGGCCTTATTACAGGTCCAGGCCCTTCATCTTCCAGGGTCATATTGCTTCACTGGGTAAAGCCTCCGCAGGGAGAGGAGGCAAGGTGGCTAAAGCAGGCGCAGCTCAGAGGGGGACATCTGTGATCCCACAAACCAAGAGGGGCCCCACAGCCAGAGGCAGCTGCCTCCCTATCCAACCAGGAGTAAACAATGCCACCTTGttccccccccctgccccccggctTACTACTTGTCCTCTGAGAGAGTCCTCAGAATTGCTGCTGGCCCCAGATCCCAGCCAGGGCCCTGGGCCCTAGGTACCCAGCAGGAGGGAtatgggagggaaggggcagggtcACATCACCCTCCAAACCAGCTGCAGCTGCAGGCGGGTGAACTCAGCTGGGGAGAGGAGCGAGTGGTTAGCCCCTCAGTGAGGGCCCAACCTTAGGAAAGGAGACACTATGGCAAGTGTGCTATGCCACAAACCCAAAAGTCACTGTGATaggtccctccctgccccaagaTGTGGTAGAAGTGAGCGGCCTTGGCTGAGACATATCTATGGGTCTCAGAAGCAAAGAAAGGGTTAGGAACCCCTGGCGGAAGCAGGTGTCAAGGTGTGGAGGGGAGGCCAGAGAGGCAACATCACAGAGATGTAGCGGGCACAAGAAAGGGCTGTGGGCCCTGCCTACCCCACTCCCCAACCCGAAGGTCTCCAAGCGCAGCCAGGCCCCTCCTGGCCTCACCAGGTGAGCAGCAGGTGAGCACCAGGCAGCACCCAGCTTGGGCCTGTTTGGGCCTGCTGTAAACCCAGGGGTAGGGTCtcgggtgggggtgagggaggtgcCGTCCCCGGCCTTTGAGGGGGAGGCTGGCCGCCAGGTGGAGCCCTGGcccagaggagggcagagaggtgCCAGGTAGAGTCAGACCTCCCCCTGCCACCCCTTCCCCTACTGAGGAAAGacctgggaggcagggaaggcccGCTCCTCACTTTCCACCCCGGGCAATCACCGAGGGGGCTCCTGGCTGTCTTGCCATGATGTGGTAGATGGATTCTCGGAAGCGCTGGTCCCGGCTGAGCCTCTTGGCCACCTCTTTCAGCTCTTCCATGTTGTTGGCATCCAGCTGGGAGGTCATGAAAGACTGGGACGGCTtcactggggagagggaggccgTGAGCAGCCCTCTCTCCACCGACGCTTGGCCCGGTCCCCAACACCCAgcccgcctcccccgccccccatcccacAGGCTGCCGGGCTCCCGCCAGCCTCTCCGCGCCCACCGGCTCCCGGAATCCCGGGAGAAGCCCGAGGCCGGTGGAGCCAGGTCCAGGCCGCACTGTCCAGCCTCCGAGCTGCATCAGCACTTCCCAGTCCCCACCCTACCCTCTTCCGGCCGCGTCCCCACCTGCGGCCTCCGACCGTCCCCACGCCAGCAGGGGCACGCGGAGAGCCACACTCACTGTCATTCCAGGAGGTGCTGGACCGGCGCCGGTGGAAGCGGCAGCTCTTGATGCGGCGAGTGGCCGCCTTGTGGATGTACACGGAGTTCTTCATGATGACCGGCATCTTGGCCTCCAGCTCCGCGTTCCGGATGCACTCCTCGAAGAACCCTGCGGCCGCAGTGCCGCTGCGTCCTTCCCgcccggctcccggctcccgcCCCCCGGTCCCGCCCCACGGCTCCCGCCCCCCGCCTCCCGGCCCCACGGCTCCCGCCTCCCGCCCCACGGCTCCCGCCTCCCGGCCCCACGGCTCCCGGCTGCCGCCCCCAGGCTCCCGGCTCCCGCGGGAAATGTGCGCAGCTGCCCACCCGCCCCCGCAGGGCACCGAACTCCCCGCCGCGCCCCCACCCAGGTGCGAGGGCCTGAGGAAGCACGAGCCCAGGACGCGCCTGCCGCGGGAGTCGGGAAAAGAAACTCCCTCCGTAGCTCGGGGGCCACCTGATGCACACCAGGCCCCGTGCGGCGCTCCCGGCCCAGGTCCCGGCTCCGCAGGGTCTGGACTCCCGCGGGGCCTGAGCCCGAGGGCTGCGGGCTAGCaccgcggcgggggggggggggggggggggcggggggggggcgggctcaCTTTTCAGATGGCTCACGTCAGCCCGcatcctctcctccttctccttgttCCGCACCTTGGAGTTGAGCCCTTGTTCCAGGCTCCGCAAggccccctctgcctcccgcaGACGCCTCTCCAGGTCCATGCGGACCTTCACCTCGGCCTGAGGGTAGAGGGAAGACAGACGAAAGTGGGGTCCTGGGGAGCAGTTGCCATCTCCCGTGGAAGCCTTCCCTGGTCACCCCCTGGCTCAAGCGGGCCTGCTCGCCCCTGGCCTTGGAAGGAAGTTACCACGTCCTGCTTCGTGTCTCGAGCCCTTGACCATCTGATGGCCCAGGCTCAGCCCCTGCACCGGGCGGGGGTCTACCAATGCTGCCCCACCCCAGCAGCGGGCTCACTGCTCCCCCAAATGGTGGCTCCATCGCCTGCCCCTAGCGGGTCAGACTGGCAGAGATAATTGAGGTAGCTGCCAGGTAGAGATGTGAGAGGGAAGGTCCTGGAACACAGGCCGCGCCGAGCGTCCGGGCCAGCACCTTGAGCTCCCGCTCAGCCTGCTGCTTTTCTGCGGTCAGTTCCTGCAGCGAGTTCTGCAGCGCCTGGGACTGGCTCGAGTAGAACTCCCGCTCCTCCTCCAGGGCCCGAGAGCGCTCCTCGTTCTCCTTCATCCTGCCGGGGGCCGAAGAGGCGCTCAGTGCGCGCTCACCCAAGGGGCTTTCCAGCGGGAGGGCAGCCCCTCCTAGAGACCTGGCTGGAGAAGCCCTGACACCCAGGCTTCCTGAGCCCCAGAACTTTCTGGGTTCTGTCACTCAGGGGATGAGAGGAGTGGTGTGGACGGTGAGGGGAGCCCCTGGCTTGGAGTCAGAAGGCTGGAGTCTTGGGTCCTGGTGTTGCTAGTTCTGTGACTTCAGGAAAGTCCTATCAAccctctgaggctcagtttcctcatttgtacaaAGGAGCTACGAGGAGAAGACCTGCCCAGCCTGCCACAAAGTACTGTTAGGCGGACCTAATGCCTGTCCGTATGGTTCACACCAGTGCAAGAGAGAATGATCAAGTcagctctggggaaggaaaattttcttcccctttgtctcatggggaaactgagtcttaggCATAAAGGAAGTGAGTGATCTACCTGGTCAGTGCCAGCTAGAACCCAAGAATCTGTGTGTGCAGTTCAAGGAAAGTTATCAAACTGGACTCTGGGCTTGAAGGGGCTCTCACCGCTTCTCAGCCAGGAGCTTCTCCTCCAAGAGCTGCTGCATCTTCTCTTCTATCTGCCTCAGGTTGCTGTGGAGACCCCCACTGGGAGGGGGCTGCTCACTCTGATTGGCCAGTGTCTGCAGCTGGTTCTCATTCTCCTCCAGCATTGCCAGGGTTTTCTTCTTCTCCATGGAGAGTTCCtggcatggagggagggagggacggaagAGAAAGAGCCTAATTTAGGTTCTCCAACATGGCTGCCCTCACCTGCCTTTCAATTTCAGGGAGTGATGCCCTCCTCACTCAGTCTTCTAGGAGAGACACCTGAAAtaccttccttcttccctggaGGTAAAAGGCCAACGAAGATCTCCTTCTTCACAAAGAGGCAAGGTTACTCTCCATTGAGGGACTCGGGGAGGAGCCCAAAGCAGCTTCCAGGGAAGTTGGCATCTATACAGCTGGGGCCCAAGGGCACCATGAACTTCAGGGGTCTTTATTGCTCCAGGGTTGAGTGAGGGAGTGTGTTGGGCTCATGAAAAACACCCAAGAGGAGCCAGCCCTAGAACAGACTTAGACGTCATCCCCATTTATCAGGCTGGGGTCTTGTACTACCCCCAAATTTTGGAGTTGGAACACTCCACAAGAACCATCTCTCATGAtgtgaaatggaaagataaataaaagcacCACAAACAAAGCCCCAGTCACTTGAGAGAGAATAGAAACCTTGCAGCCTTCAAGGCAATTCATGAATTCAGTAAACATTAGCAACAGTGCCAGGCTCCTGCTAGGTGCTGGGCTTGTAGAGACCTTAAGGCCCAGTCTAGTGAAGTTCACAGTTTGCAAAATACAACCTAGTGTCCTATAACAGATGTGCGAAGTTCTGCAGGAGCCTAGAGCTCAGAGCAAACCCTTGCCTGGGAGAGTCAGGGAAGCTTGGCTATGGTGATGTTGGAGTTGAGTCTTAGAAGGATGGATGTGTTCTCCAGGCAAAGAAGAGGTGAAAGGACGTTCTGGGTGGAAGGAACAGCTTGGGCAAAGGTGTCGAGTCTGAAAGAGCTTGGCTTCCTCAGGACACATGAGCTCTGGTTTAGAGTAGGGGTCAGACTGTCTTTGTGCAAGGTGTGGAGGGACAACCAAGGGAaagttggggaggaggggctggggacaaAGTTGGCATTTTGTCCTTGATACATGccaccttcttcctccccctcagtTTCTGTGTCAAATGGAGGTAACATGACAGTTGATTTCCCTTCATGATCAGTTTCACCCAGGAGCAGCTAAGTGAATGAGCCACAAGAAGGAAGAAGTGGGTGGTTCTACCACCCACTCTAATCAATCCTCCATCtggcataaaaatataaacactgaaGAAGGTGGATTTTCCAAGGCCATAGTCAGAGCAGGACAAATTTGAATTTGCTCCTCTGGGTCCTGCATTAGGCCTCCTGTGCTCACTGGTCCACAGAGAAGAAACCTTTTAGATCAGCACTCCATCATGCTCCGTTCCCCTGGTGGAGAACCTTCTGGggaaatgctgttggaaaaactAGTATCATGTAGCCCAACCAACCAAGCCTGCCTCCAGGCCAACCAGCTGACCAGTGGCCCCTCACCTCCAGCGTCTGCTGCAAGGACTCTGTAAGGTGCCTCAGCTCCTTCTTCTCTTGCTCCACACCCTTGAGGCATCTTGCAGTCAGTTCTAGCTCCCTGCAGGGACAGAGGGCTGGGTATGGCAGTGCCCACCCCTCCCAATCCCCTCTGCACACAGAAATGCTTCTGCTTCACCTCCCGATATGGCTCAGAGGGGTCCTTGGAAGGCCAGCCCCTCTCTGCATGGTGGGGTCCTGACAGCAGCTGTAGGGACCTGGGCCTGAAAGAAGGAGATCCCAGCCAAGTGGGGTTGAAGTCACTTGCTCCAGGCATACAGGCATCTGTCAGGTCGGATAAACCCAGGACCACCCCACAGGCGAGAGAAGCATTGGAGAAACCTGGCCCCACCTCCCGTCTTCCCGGGACAGACCCTGCTAGAACCCCTAGTTACTCTGACTTGGGACATGGCTGAGGCCCTTCTCTGGGGTGGTAACCCCTTTGCTGCTTTCTTAACAAGCCTGGGCCCCCTCAGGCATTTACCTCTCTggtttcccttcctcctgcttgaaacgcctttcccttttctcctgccCAGTCTCCTAAATCCTACCCATCCTTCAAGTCCCGGCTCGATCAAACCTCTCTTCACGCCCAAAGGATCACATGTATACCTTAATTCCTATGACACAGGGAGTCTGCACTGTGCCTCCTAGTGCCTGATTATATATTACTGTGTTGATCTTTCTTGGGTGTGAGCCTGGTTTTCCCAACCAGATCGTAAGATCCTGCATTGTAAGATAAGAGAACTTATCTTCTATTCCAGTATCTGGCACGGTTCTGGAGATAAGCAGGTGCTCCGCCATTTACTTGGTAAGATTCTCagagcttctccctccccgaaGCACTTGTTTAATTGACTTCCTTTTATAAGGTTGTTGGCAAGAAAAGCCTTTCTGGGCTAACACTGATTATCagttgaggaggaggaggacgacaaccaccaccaccaacagtaCCCAGAGCATTAGTCTCCAAATTCCTAGATAGCCTGAATCAGAGTGACCTGGAGagcttttataaaatacagatttctgggcctTACCTTCGAGAGACTCTCATCCTGTTATATGATCGTACTGTGCCACTGAGCAACTGGGTTTGCAAACCATACACAGGACTAAAGATCCCAGGGGACGTCGTTAGCCAGAACGAGAAGGGACTGAGCAGGGGATGTGGAGGGTCTTGGCTAACAGCGCCTCCAGGCTGACTTGTTCCCGTCTGCCTCTGGGTAAGCAAGGCTTGACAGAGACACAAGGGGctggttgcggggggggggggggggggcgggggcagaggggagggcagggcaccGGTCTGTACCTGCCGGTGCCTCACGTCCAGTTTGTGTGGGGTCTACAGCTCCTTCTGGGCTGCCCCGAGGCCTGGAGCAGCACTGACTGGGAAGGTAGACCCAAACCAAGCCATCAAGTAGTGAGGCTCTCCTGGGTGAGACCTCCCTGAGCCTGATGGGAGACGTGGGTTCTAATGCCCTGCCCGAGGCgcaccttcctcccaccccctcctgggCACCACCACTACCTTTTGATCTGCTCCTGTTCCATTTTCAGCTCCTGCACCACCTCCTCAAACTGCTGCTTCTCGGCCTCCAGCACCTGGTTAAGGCGCTCAAGCTCCTGAAGAGAACCAGAGGGGAAGAGAAGTGTCATGGGCAGCAAAGggcccctgaggtcaggaaccgCCACTCTGGTCCAGAGCCCCCCCTGGGATGCAGTGCAGGCCGGGCCGTATGCGAGCAGACTCGGGGCTAAGTCCCGAGGAGCCCTGGTCCCACTCAGCGACACCCAGTGTCAACAAGCCCAAAGTCTGTGCTGGGCTCAGCCTTATCAAACACACTGATCGTGCTGCAGCCAGGGTTTAGAAAGGATCCCGATGTCGTTTCCCTGTGACTGGAGGTGATGATCATTCTAGATGTCTACTCTGCTGGGCAACTCCGGTGGCTAACAGCCTCAGGCGTGCTGGCCGGCTCTCAAGTGCTGGAGGAAATAGGAGTGAATGTGTATTTCTCTTAAAGATCCCTAGAGTGCCATTGGTTAAGGATGGCGAAGGAAAGCCATTCCCAACCCCAAAGTCAGAAAATCAGGACTCTTTCTTCCTCGGGGCATCTAGGAAGTTAACCAGCCCAGGTGGCCCCAGCTTTGCCTGTGCTTGGCCGGAAGGACACAGGAGAGCCAGAAAACGCCAGGCAGGCCCCCAGGCAGGGCCAGACTCCTCCGGGCAGGAATGCTGGCCAGAACCGTATTTTTCCAGCAAGTATGTGCCTTCCATGGGTCCCGTTTTCCTGGGCCTCACCGGCAGGTGGGGCTGCAGGGTGCACTTCGAGGGAAGCTTAGCTGGAAGCAGTTTTGTGACAACTGCTTTGCTCCTCCGTAGTTCACAGCACGGGAGGGTATAATTTCTAGAATCTCAGATGCCAGCAGGCCCTGGCAATGCCTCCAAGAACCAGAGAGTGAAACTGATGCTCCTGAAGATAACACGGCAAAACAGTCATTTGGCTTTTCCTAACCCTCCTCCCCTCGTTGGCCCCAGGTCTATGTGATACAGTGCGTTTCCCGCCTAAGTCCATAACCACGTGCCCAGGCCGCACTGAGTGCTGGGCGACGGTCAGAGAAATGGGCAGCCATGAATCAGAGCCCTCTACTGTCAAAGACACTTGAAAGGTGCGTCGGTCTTCGTCACACACTCGAATCTCGGGATCAGTTTTCCGGCCAAGAGGTGGCCCGGGCTCTGCTTGAATGGCTCTCATGACAGGGCATTTGCCCCCAATTAAGACAGCCTGTTTCACTCCAGAACAACCTGCTCAAAGCTCTTCCTTCCGGGTTCAACCTCAGCACAGGCCCTCTCTGAAAGTTACAACAAGAAGCACTGAGGAAGGGCTGCAGACTTTGCCGAAAGTTTTGTGGGGCTCAAAGGAGAGGGCTAAATCTCATTTATGGAGCAAAACTGCCCTCCAACACCCCCACAGCCGCGTCTGTCCTTCGACCAAACTCTCCCTTCAGCTGCCTCCCTTGCTGGGAACTTGCTGCCTCAGATACCATCTCGTCTTAAGCCCTTCTCCTCAGCTTGAAGCCTGAAGACCCCAGCCAGCAAAGGAAGAGCCAGGGAACAGTGCCTAGCAAAACAGAAGACTGGCAAAGCCAAGGACACAGCCAACTTGTGGACACCCTGAGTCCCTCAAGTACACCTAGGAGAGGGGGCAGTCCGTTTCATCCACCAGTGCCATCTGAGCCCAAATCTGCCTCCTCATAATTTCCATCAGTAGGTCTGCCTTCTCCCCTTGGAGCCATAGAACAAGACTGATCTGTTTTCCCTTCAGGTGTTGGGGACAGCTCTTCTGTCCCCAAGTCTCCTCTCCTCCAAGCCAAATAATCCCAGCTCACCATGCTTCACTGCATTATTTCTAAATCCCCAATAAAAGTAATTATGCTTTCGAAAAGAATGCAGGCCCCTGATCGGGAAGATTATAGTAAAGGTTCTTCCCAGTTAATTTGCAGGCTCAATGCAGTTCCAGTAAAAATcccaatgagattttttttatagcttcattcattcatgccacacatatttattgagtgcttaataTGCGCCAAGCACCTGCCAGGCTCTGCATTGAGGATGTGAAGATGAGCAAACCCAGACACGTCCCAGTTCTCATGAGCGTACAGCTCAGTGCAAGAATCagaaactaggggcgcctgggtggctcatttggttgagcgactgccttcggctcaggtcatgatcctggagccccaggatcgagtcccgcattgggctccctgctcagcgaggagcctgcttctccctctaaccctttcccctctcatgtactctctctctctcattctcgctctcgcaaataaataaataaatctttaaaaaaaaagaatcagaaactaataaaataaatacacacacgaGAGTATGTTTACAAACCAAGGTATGTGATGTGCACTGCAGGGACACAGTTCTATGGAAAGCTGCCTTGGACAAGAAGGAGGGAATGGTTGGTAGGGGGAGCAGGAGATTCTTGAGCCAACAGGTGAAGGTGGATAAGTAAgagagaagagcattccaggaagaaGGATCAGTATGTACAAAAGCCCTTCGGAAACCTGCTGCCCCGAAAGAAGCAAGACAGGCCCATAGAGCTGAGCCCagagtgagggtgggagggaagaggctTGACCACACAGGGCCTTGGGCTATGCTGgggatttgggtcttttttcctGAGCAAGAACAAGCAATGGAGGTTTTGAGCAGGGAGTAGAGGAAGAAGGTGGGCAACAGAATCGACTTCCATTGTAAACAATGACTCTGGCGGCAGCATGGAGAAAAGAGATGAAGAGGGGCCCGGAGGGGTACAGGGAACCCAGGTGGGAGGCCACTGCCTTAGTCCAGCCAGACCTAGTGGTGTGAACCAGAGCAGGGCAGTGAGGTGGAGAGAAGTGGCCAGGCAGGCTCTAGAGCTTGTGGGGGCAATGCTCTCAGAACTTGGGGATGGAGTGGGGGAGCTGGGAAGGACAGGGTGAGGCCATGGTTCCTGGGTCTCCAGTCGGCACAAACAATGAATGGTGGTGAATTCCCTGAGCTAGGGAGCTCTAGAGGAGGACCCCCAGCTCTGCTGGGGGAGATCATGAGTGGTCTTGGACATACTGAGTTTGCAGGAGTTTTGAGACATCTGGCTGGAGATGTAATATCAACATTTGGATATTAAGGGGCAGGAACTCAGCAGAGAAAAGGGACTGCGTCTGTCAATGGGGAGTCATTTGCATGCACACAGTAAATGAAGCCGGAGGTGTGGTCTAGATTGCCATTGGATCGagtgcagagagaagagagggtgtGGGGGGTACTCTTTGAGATGGGCAGCACTACCTTGTAGGGTTAATGGGAGGATCACATGAGCTAATCCACGCAAATTGTCTGCAACATAGtcagtgcttaataaatgatagATGGTATTATAAACGGAAACTGTGTGGTATCTGTTCACGATGGACAGCAGTTCAAAGCAATAGAAAAGGGAATTCGGATACAGATCTTATATATAATAACGACAATGACAGATAACATTCTCCCTGAGCttactgttctaagtactttacatgtattaactcatttaatcctcataacaactctgAGAGTGGATAATAtttttaccctcattttacagatgagaaaaacagagGTACATAAAGGTCAAGTAAACTTGTTCAAAGTCGTGAGTGTCTTCATCCCTTTTTCCCACACTGTAGCTAGTCAATGATGAAGGAAGAACTCAAACGTGGGCAGAGGGATAGAGCAAGATGGAAATGTCCACGCACTGCTGGTGAGAGTGAAAACTGGTACAAATTTTCTGGAAACAATCTGTCAGTATGCGTCCGGCATCTTAAAAGTTcttgcccaggggcgcctgggtggctcagtcagttacacatctgccttcagctcagatcatgatcccagggtgctgggatcgagtcctgcatcgggctcctcgctcagtggggagaccgcttctccctctgcctgccactccccctgctatgctctctgtctctctctctcttctctctgacaaataaataaaatcttaagaaaaaaaaagttctggccCAGACTCAGTGATTTCCCCTATTGGAATCTCTCCTAAACAATTAGACAGTAGACCAAGATTTATGTGTACAGAGTTGTTCACTGTGGCATAATTTATAATAGTTAAAACAGTCTAGATGTCCAAAACTAGAAGAGTAGTTAAATGGAACATCACGTAGGATGAATCAGTACCTGGTCATTAAGACTGAGGTTTTCAAGGAACGTTGAATGACCTGAAAACTTGCTAAAGGTACAATGTTAATGAAGGTATAATGAAAAAGCAGGCTATAAAACCGAATATCTGCTATGATCCTATtatgttgaatatatatataagaattatatatatattaaagattttatttatttatttatctatttatttatagagcgtgcacaagaagggggaagggcagaggcagagggagagagagagagaatctcagctagactccatgctgagcgtagagcctgacatggggctcgatctcacgaccctgagatcatgatct harbors:
- the PLEKHD1 gene encoding pleckstrin homology domain-containing family D member 1, giving the protein MFTSKSNSVSPSPSLEQADSDALDISTKVQLYGVLWKRPFGRPSAKWSRRFFIIKESFLLYYSESEKKNFESNKYFNIHPKGVIPLGGCLVEAKEEPSMPYAMKISHQDFHGNILLAAESEFEQTQWLEMLQESGKVTWKNAQLGEAMIKSLEAQGLQLAKEKQEYLDKLMEETEELCLQREQREELERLNQVLEAEKQQFEEVVQELKMEQEQIKRELELTARCLKGVEQEKKELRHLTESLQQTLEELSMEKKKTLAMLEENENQLQTLANQSEQPPPSGGLHSNLRQIEEKMQQLLEEKLLAEKRMKENEERSRALEEEREFYSSQSQALQNSLQELTAEKQQAERELKAEVKVRMDLERRLREAEGALRSLEQGLNSKVRNKEKEERMRADVSHLKRFFEECIRNAELEAKMPVIMKNSVYIHKAATRRIKSCRFHRRRSSTSWNDMKPSQSFMTSQLDANNMEELKEVAKRLSRDQRFRESIYHIMARQPGAPSVIARGGK